ATGCTACGAGATCATGATGCTTGTTGGGCCATAtgaaaatgggaaaggatgCCGCCGCACCAGTCGTATACAAAATacaccagcagcagtcaGCAGTTAGTAATTTCGAAAATGGAACGGATGACAGCATCGCTCACCAGGCCACCCATTAGCATGCAAACCAACGAAGGCGTCGCAGACGACCAACAGTGTCATCATTATGTATTCGCTACAGTGTGCTAAAAGAAGTCTTATGTCATTTCAAATTCTTTCTTCGTTATCTTTTTTTAAAAAGGGTCATTAAAAGGGCACCGTAATTGTAGAGCCGTTAAAAACAAAATCTGCGGGCTCAAAAGTTGTCTCCTCACTTCCAACCGCAAGTTTCCAACTTCCGGAGGCCTCTGATCCTTTGCAGCACCAGAGATATCTTCGCCGCGGACTGTCTTTCCCGGAACCTGCACaattccctcttccacttgtTGACGTCCTCCGTATTCTCTTCTACAGACTAGCGCTGACCAAAATGTCTGAATGCCCCATCAGTGTGATAAATATGGTTGTCACATGACACATCACACGTTATACACACAAAAAATATTCATATTAAATAAAAGCAGTCTAAAATGCTATTTCTATTCACGATCGCCATAAAATGTAAGCAAAAGACGAatctccttcgtctttcTACGGTTTACCCCACGAATTTCTGCGCCCTTATCTCCTCTGCCACTTCAAGAACCTAGCAGCAATCAGTAGAACAAGGATGTTGAAAACCACATAGCAGATGAAGATACCGAAATCTCTCCACCTGGTTGAGAAACTGATTTCCAAAGGAATAAAAAAGGCTTGGCCAGTTCGGTACTGGCAGAACTGACAATCGTCGGTAGAGTCGGGGTTATTGATGTAGCCACCAACGGCCTCGGCGAAGGCACCAGCCCACTGCTGACAAGTCTGTCCTGAAGGAGCAGCTTTAAAGCAAGTTAGCAATTAATGGGCAATGCATGAGAGGAACACTCACGGAAGACTTGGTATTCTCCGTCCTTGCAGACGACCTCTTGATCCTGAAGAACTGTGGAGACAAGACCACTATGGGAAGACAAGATCAGCTACAAACCaaaggggaaaaggcaATGACTCGCCTGATAAGGCGGGTGAAAGGGTCGAGGGGCCAcatccacttcctccagaAGTATGGCAaagtgggaggaggggccGTAACACCACAGAAGATAGAAAAGAGCACGAGCAAAAAGGGATTGCTATCGCGACAATATCAGCACTGGAGCCTGAAATGCTCAAAATGTTCTACTCACAAAAGAGCTGCAATGAGAATGGTGGGTGAAAGAGCGGCCACGGCCTGACCAAGAGTCACAGCGTAGATTTCGGTGACTAGAatcatcaagaagaagtaacCAGCTCGAGATGAGGCGTGGGGGAAGCCGACACCGTAGTagagcagaaggaagaaagataCAGCACATCCAAGCGAGTAGGCTGTGCATGTCGTGAGTATggtgaagaatgaagaaggtccTTGTTTGACTCACGCATCTCAGCAAGCAACTGGGTTAAGGCAAATACAGTAGAAGAGTACATCTTTGAACTAGCTTCTCGCTACAGGATATTTTAGCGAATTGATCATTCGCCGAGACGGATGAACTTACATTGAAAGTCATTCTACTCATAATATACTGAGGTTCAATCTGCGCAAGAATCAAGGCAGGAAGGACGGTcgcaaagaagatggcgaagaCTCGGTATTGCAAAGATTGAACAGAGTTGTCAAGCTGGAGGAAAGTAAGAGTAACAATAAGACCAATGGCGAGATGAGCAAAAAGACGAGTCCACTGATAGTCCGCGTTTCTCCAAAGAGCGACATTGGCTATGATACCCATTAGCTAAGGCAAATACATCAATGGCCATGGTACCCACTCCTGTGAAGCACAGTCTTGAGTTGGAACAGGAAGCTGGTGGCTAGATGAATATGTCAGTAGTCAGTCGGGCAAGATTGCGTGCCATTAAAACTGACCATATTCTGTCCTGCTGGACTTCTCCTCAACGGGCTTCGCCAACGCTTCAGCTTTCAGCTCTTGGATTTCGCGTTTCACCTCCGCAAACTCAGGCGAGTTCCTCCATTTCTCTCCCCAGTCACTGCCAATACGCTTGCGGGAACCGGCTCCGATAGCTTCGAGCATGAATTCAGCAGGATTGGCGTCATGTGGAACCTTGGCACCGTTTCGCTCGAGGTAGTCAATCAAGACCTTGGAGTCAGGTCCAATATCACCGAAGTAAACGCATTCACCACCTAAAAAGAGGTCAAATGGTTAGGTCAACGAACTCAGATTAGAAAAGGGATACCTACCTCGctgaaggagcagaagcCTGTCAAAAGACTGGAAAAGCAAAGCATTAGGCTGGTGGATTGTACACAAGATCTTTTGGCCGGCAGCACAGAGCTTTTTAAGGAATCGAACAATGTTGTACGCGCTCTGCCCATCGAGACCAGACGTGGGTTCATCTAAGAATAACAACAACTCAGGCTTGGCAGCAAGTTCCACACCGATAGTGACTCGCTTGCGTGCTACACGGGGTTAACGCTTGTGAGACCTTGATAGCCATCCGCtactcaccttcaacagAGAGACCATAGCCTGGGAAACCAATCATGGCATCAGCCAACTCCTGGAGTTCAAGAAGTTCGATAATGTCCTCCACATaatcatccttctcttgtttGGGAACGTGTTGAGGTTGACGAAGATAAGCAGAGTATTGGAGAGCCTCTCGGACGGTTGTAGTCCATTCGTGAGTGTCTTGCTGTTCGGCGTAGGCGCAACCTCGCTGGAAATCTTTATGCCTGTCAGAATTCTACTCGCTGGCTGAGAATGAAGCAACTTACCGGTACCAATAGGCCGGCCATTCATCAAAATGTCACCTTCGATCACACCAATGTTCTTCCTAGAAGCAAGAACATCGAGCAACGTGGTTTTACCAGCACCGGAGGCACCCATAAGGGCAGTAAGGGAGCCAGGCTTGACGTAACCATAGATGTCGTTCAAAAGTTGACGGTGACCACCAGGAATAGGTACAGTGTAATTCTGGTTGCCCCAGTCAGCTTATTTCGATTTAGAACATTGTATACCCACCAAACCTTCCCAAGTAAAGGGTTCGGGTCGCATCTTGAGCTCGGAAAGATCCTGTTCGAGTTGACCAGCTCGGAATGCCTCACGACGCTCGGCAAGACGCTCATTCTTTGCCTTGAGGTCTttatcctccttcttgtaCACATTAATTGAGAAGTGCTTGGCCTGAGCGATAAAGGTCAGAAAACATGATAATAAAGCCGGAGTGGAAGGTGGAACGTACACCTTGTTCGAGGTATTCAATGAACATCATCTGCAAGAACATGAAAAACGCAAAGAAGCCGACGAGAATACCGAACTACCGCACGAATGTTAGTAATCACATTATCCGTATGTTGTCCTACGTACATTTCGCCAAATGTGAGTCTTGTAGTAGCTATAACCGACAGCCATGTAGTCGGAACCGCTGACATTGGGATTACCCGGGGTACTACCAAATATAGAACACATCTGGTTGGGGCCCAAGGTGTCACTGATCAAATGTTTTAGCGGGACACTTCTGCGTTTATTCGTTAACCTACGGATAGCCAGTAATACCGGCTTGAGGAACATTACGAGGAATAGTGTAACTTGAGTCACAAGTGAGCTAAAGGAAAGTGAGTGATCTTCTCGCGATAATTTAAGAATTGACTAACATCAATCCTAGAGAACTCATTGGCAAAGATAGCCCTGTATCATGATCAGTTATAGCTGGTTATCATGGGTAGAAAGTATTGGCCCCGACTTACTCGTATCCGTAAGATAGAGGGTTCAGATCTATGAGCTGCTTCAGACTACGTTCCACTGTTGTCTGACAAACGTAACTTACAGAAAATCCAAAACagccatctcttcatttGTTGCACGGGGATCTGTAGCCGGAAATCAGCGGAGGCATTGTCGGATTAAAAGCGATACACCGACCATATAACCTGTGTAGGTAAccatgaaggagatgagtACAGAAGCTAGACGTGCAGCCACATTGTAATCGGAGGTGGCCACACCCAAGGTACGGAAGAATGCAGCTGTAGCACATAATCAATACCGCATGTGATTATTTGGGGGTCGAAACGACATACACATGACCATAAACGTCAGGAAGACGAAAAGGTAGAAAATAAAGAATGCGCCACCAGACGAGTACAAACCGCCCCTGCACACATAGGGAGTTAGTTACAGACTTCAGCTTTTGAGAGCTATGAATACGTACATGAAATACAAAACGatagagaaaaggaagatgacagACGCGTTATAGGGCACATCGGCTAAAACGGAAGCGACGGCCTACATGATACAATCAGTTATTTAGTTTTTAGAGCTTTTAGAGCGAGACTCACGAAGGCAGCAGGTCGGTAGAATCGGTATTCGTTTTGACGGTACAAGACTGATCGACCCAACATTTGACTGGGAAGTTCAGAGAAAGAGGTAAGGGCATCTTCATACATCATTAGTAAAGAGCCGCTTGCTCAGAGAACATACTCACTGAACAAGAGAcccaagaaaagaagaccACCACGGGTGAAGGCACCGGAAGCAGTTTCGGGAAGACGGAAGTAAACAGAGCCGACAATAAGAGCAATAATCTATAAAAGGCCATCAGATGGTGACGAGTTATTTATGATTAGCGATGCTTACAATAGAAGTGGCGTAACCGGTCTATCCATGGGATCAGATCAAAATTAGTTAGAAATGGGTATAATTCAAAACATTAATGCTGCTTACGGAGATACCAAAATGGTCTTGGAACTTGAGACGAAGCTGGATGGCGACAGTTAGCTACCTTCGAACTTTTTTGTGTACAAAAATATAACTCACTTGGcgcttgaagatgatgaagatttgttggaagaaggaaacgGTGTAAGAGGACTTTTTACTGACTCCCTTGTGCTTCTGTTCAAGCACAGCTTGCTTAAAGTCCTCCCTGATAGTGGCATCCTCGGCCATGAGCTGCTTGTATTCCTCACGCTCTCTGTTCATACGAGCACAGATCTCAGACTCTCTGTAAGCCTTGCCCATTTCTTCCGGGGTGGCAGGAACATTTGTTTCGTCCCTCCCGTCAGCGAAGCGTCGTTCGTTGACATCAGTACAGCCGGAGAGGTAATCTGCCGTAGTTTGACGGGGCAAATCCCTATAACCGAGGCCAATCATGTACTGCCGAGCCTCCTTAGCGGGACCGAAGTAGGCAACGTGACCTTCGTTGAGGACGAGAACCTTGTCAAATTGGTCGTAAATACCTTCACCGGCCTGGTAGAGAGACACAAAGGTGGTCTGGCCCATGATATCAGTAAGAAGTCGAAGAGACTTGGCGTAATCGAGAGCGGTGGAAGCATCGAGACCTCGAGTAGAGTTGTCCCAGGAGCAGACAGTGGCACCAGAACAGAACATTTCGGCGATGGAGACACGCTTTCGTTCACCACCGGAAACACCTCGAACGAAGGCATTGCCAACCTGTATACTAGATTAATCTTTCGATAAGCTGACAATTAAAAGGTGCTCACGATAGTGTTAGCAGTGTGTTTGATGTTTAGcatggaaagaaggaggtcAAGCATGTCATCTTGGAACTGCTTGGCAGAAACACCGgggatcttcttcttgggggTCTTTGTAGCAAGGGCAAATCGGATGGTCTGCGCGACCGTGAGCGTAGGTAGGTggtcgtcatcttcttgattgTACACAACTTCACTGTTGAATTCGGATCAGCAGTATTCTCTCGACAAAGGAGGGTTCGCTGACTTACCCGCCATAGCGCTTGCgcatctccttccacccGACACCGGCATATTCTACATTACCCTTGATCTCCATGTAGCCGGCTCTCTGGTTAGTGATCGTCTTCAAAAAGGTAGTACAACCAGCTTCGGGTCGACCAAGGACCAGACACATCTCTCCAGGTTTGAGAAGACCGGAGCTGGGATACAAGATAtttttgggtttgggtgCAAAGGGATTTACGCCAAAGATACCAAGAACTTTGAGAGCAGGCATCATAAACTGCTCAATGATCGCAGACGAAAAATTTCGGATGTTGATCCTCATACCACCGGCACCAATAACTTCGTGGTCTTCCCAAATCACACCGACCGCCTTACGCTTGATTCCGGCCTCATCCTGATTCTCCCTACTTGAGCGAAGCACCTGAACCAGATTGAACtcgccttcaccttccttggccttttcgGCTTCATCTTGAGTGAGACGGGAGACGACACGATCCTTGCGAGAGAAGCTGGATCGGATGGAATGACGGGTAGTGGGGCGATGGAGCTCGTGTTGGGATTGTTGGGAAAGAGTGGAATATTTGCGCTCCAGGGCAGCAAATTCTTCCTTTCCGCGATGAACAGAGACGTGGTGGGGTTCGAGTTCGGCGACGATATCCTCGCTAGAGTCAGCAGGAAGACGTTTTTGTTTGCTGTCTCCCGTATACATTGCCTCAACTTTTTCGGCGTCGACCGACTTATCGCCCTCTTCGTCAGCGAGTGTATTGCCTGCCGACGATCGGTGTTCGTCATGCTGAGTGGCGGAAGGTACAGGATCAGAGGTGACTTGGGAGTTCGCCAGACCTGACGGATTCTGAGTGGTGGCTGTGATGGGCGCACCGAGATTATTGAGCTCGGCTGGAACGCCTGCAGCTGACATCTTTGCGGCGAGTGGGAGTAGAGATACTACTATAGTGGGTTGGCTCAGTCTATATAGAGCTTCAGTATATTATACGGTAAGGCGGACCAGATATagggggaagaaagaagggaacaGGATAATGAAAGAGATATGTGGGGAGAGTAGCTGGGTTTTAAATTCTCTGGCTGAAACGCGTGGTGTTTGCGGGACCGACGGGCAGCGGCTATTAGCTAGGTTCGGCCTCGTTTGAGTTGGACGCTGACTCGGCGATCATCATATGCATAGCCTTCAGTCTTATCTGCACCATTTATTTGGTGTGGTAGGTCGCGGATCCTGCGTGTTAATCCAGACCTTTGAAGGGCTGGGCAATCTAGCTATCACACACACGTCAGTTCTATAAAGGTTGTGGACGGGCGGGCGGGCGGGTGTTCGCTGCCAGGACGATCAACCGTGCCGCGCACAGCGCACTGCCGGGGGAATCGCGATACTTGCTTGCTCAGCGTTCCGGATTATCCTGATGCATAAAAAGTAGTGCGTGAGTGGCCGAATCCTATAAGGGAGGTTGAAGGTGGTCATCATCCCTAAAAGAATCACGTCTGACAAGTGGTGGTCCCATATTCTGTCCTGTGTTGTCCGTGCAAGCACCCAGCATTAGTATGGTACGATGCtaaaggaaaagcaagGCACGTATGGTAATGAAGAAATGAGGACGCACGGGCACGGAAAAAGCTGAAGGAAAAATTTGCTCGGTCATGAAAACGAGGCCGAACGCCAAGCGCTAGTGGAAAAAGGGCACGTAGTTTCTCCGTTTCATTTATTGCTGTCGTCGCATTGTAGTTTGTTTGTCTAATTCAAGGCTAATTTAGAAATAGCTTCTGCCCCTCCACTTTGATTATTAATTTCGCCTGTTTATGGCGGCTGTCGGCTGCCGGTTGTCAGTCACCAACCGACCAAGACTGCGCTTCgtccattttttttctatctTGATCGCGGGTCAACGGGCGGAACCGCGGGCTATGGAG
This DNA window, taken from Cryptococcus deuterogattii R265 chromosome 3, complete sequence, encodes the following:
- a CDS encoding ATP-binding cassette transporter, whose amino-acid sequence is MSAAGVPAELNNLGAPITATTQNPSGLANSQVTSDPVPSATQHDEHRSSAGNTLADEEGDKSVDAEKVEAMYTGDSKQKRLPADSSEDIVAELEPHHVSVHRGKEEFAALERKYSTLSQQSQHELHRPTTRHSIRSSFSRKDRVVSRLTQDEAEKAKEGEGEFNLVQVLRSSRENQDEAGIKRKAVGVIWEDHEVIGAGGMRINIRNFSSAIIEQFMMPALKVLGIFGVNPFAPKPKNILYPSSGLLKPGEMCLVLGRPEAGCTTFLKTITNQRAGYMEIKGNVEYAGVGWKEMRKRYGGEVVYNQEDDDHLPTLTVAQTIRFALATKTPKKKIPGVSAKQFQDDMLDLLLSMLNIKHTANTIVGNAFVRGVSGGERKRVSIAEMFCSGATVCSWDNSTRGLDASTALDYAKSLRLLTDIMGQTTFVSLYQAGEGIYDQFDKVLVLNEGHVAYFGPAKEARQYMIGLGYRDLPRQTTADYLSGCTDVNERRFADGRDETNVPATPEEMGKAYRESEICARMNREREEYKQLMAEDATIREDFKQAVLEQKHKGVSKKSSYTVSFFQQIFIIFKRQLRLKFQDHFGISTGYATSIIIALIVGSVYFRLPETASGAFTRGGLLFLGLLFNALTSFSELPSQMLGRSVLYRQNEYRFYRPAAFAVASVLADVPYNASVIFLFSIVLYFMGGLYSSGGAFFIFYLFVFLTFMVMSAFFRTLGVATSDYNVAARLASVLISFMVTYTGYMIPVQQMKRWLFWIFYLNPLSYGYEAIFANEFSRIDLTCDSSYTIPRNVPQAGITGYPDTLGPNQMCSIFGSTPGNPNVSGSDYMAVGYSYYKTHIWRNFGILVGFFAFFMFLQMMFIEYLEQGAKHFSINVYKKEDKDLKAKNERLAERREAFRAGQLEQDLSELKMRPEPFTWEGLNYTVPIPGGHRQLLNDIYGYVKPGSLTALMGASGAGKTTLLDVLASRKNIGVIEGDILMNGRPIGTDFQRGCAYAEQQDTHEWTTTVREALQYSAYLRQPQHVPKQEKDDYVEDIIELLELQELADAMIGFPGYGLSVEARKRVTIGVELAAKPELLLFLDEPTSGLDGQSAYNIVRFLKKLCAAGQKILCTIHQPNALLFQSFDRLLLLQRGGECVYFGDIGPDSKVLIDYLERNGAKVPHDANPAEFMLEAIGAGSRKRIGSDWGEKWRNSPEFAEVKREIQELKAEALAKPVEEKSSRTEYATSFLFQLKTVLHRTNVALWRNADYQWTRLFAHLAIGLIVTLTFLQLDNSVQSLQYRVFAIFFATVLPALILAQIEPQYIMSRMTFNREASSKMYSSTVFALTQLLAEMPYSLGCAVSFFLLLYYGVGFPHASSRAGYFFLMILVTEIYAVTLGQAVAALSPTILIAALFNPFLLVLFSIFCGVTAPPPTLPYFWRKWMWPLDPFTRLISGLVSTVLQDQEVVCKDGEYQVFPAPSGQTCQQWAGAFAEAVGGYINNPDSTDDCQFCQYRTGQAFFIPLEISFSTRWRDFGIFICYVVFNILVLLIAARFLKWQRR